The sequence GGCGGTTTCCTATACGCAACAACAGATATGGCAGCTACCCGCTACCGTAACGACGTGCTAAACGCCGATCGCGTTTTATATTTCGTAGACGCGCGTCAAAGCCTGCATTTCCAACAAATCTTCACCCTAGCGAAGAAAGCTAACTTCGCGCGTCCAGAAATGTCACTAGAGCACATGGCATTCGGCACCGTAATGGGCGAAGACGGCAAACCATTTAAAACTCGTTCAGGCGAAGTGGCTAAACTGGCAGATTTACTAGACGAAGCACAACAACGCGCATTCGACTTAGTAAAATCTAAAAACCCAGACATGAGCGAAGACCAGCTGAAGAAAATCGCCGATGTTGTTGGTATTTCAGCGGTTAAATACGCTGACTTATCAAAAACTCGTACCAGCGATTACACCTTCAGCTTCGACAGCATGCTGAGCTTTGAAGGCAACACAGCGCCATACATCCTATACGCCTACACTCGTGTAGCTAGCGTATTTGCCAAAGCAGGCGTTGATGCCAACAACCTAAGCGGCGACATCGTGCTAAACAGCGAGCAAGAAAAAGCCCTAGGCGCCAAGTTAATGCAATTTAACGATGCCGTTAAGCAAGTAGCCGACAAAGGCCTGCCACACGTAATGTGTAGCTACCTGTTTGACCTTGCTGGTACTTTCTCAAGCTTCTACGAAGCCTGCCCAATCTTGGTTGGCGACGACGAAGCGCTTAAACAAAGCCGCCTAAAACTAGCTGCACTAACCGCGAAAACACTAAAACAAGGTTTATCGCTACTAGGCATCGAGACACTGGAGCGCATGTAATCCATGGCTGATCACGCCAAAAAAGGCCGCCCTAAGAAACCGGCGGCCAAACGCAACACCCGCGGCAAAAAAGCACAACCAAGTGGCCCTAAACCACGCGTGTGGTTTATGCTGTTTTTAGTGATTTTAATCGCTGGCGGCTTCGGCTACTTCCTGTTCTTCATCAACGGCAGTGCCGACGAACAACCTGTTGTAATCGAGCAACCTAAGCCAAAGAAAAAGCCCGTCAAAAAAGACGCGCCAATTCCCGAAGCACCAAAGGAATCTTGGGTTTATGAGTCGCTTGATAAAAAAGAAATCACCGTCGATTTACCCGCTGATGAAATTCAAACCTCAACGCGCCGCTACCGCCTACAATGCGCCACATTCCGCACCCTAGGCCAAGCAGAATCGATGAAAGCGAAAATGGCGTTCATGGGTGAAGAGCCAAACATCAAAAAAGTCACAGGCACCTCAGGCACGTGGTATCGCGTAATTCTAGGCCCGTATGAAAACAAACGCGCCGCCGAAAAAACGCGTCACAAAATGCAACGCGCCAACATCAACACGTGTGAGATCTTCTTCTGGACTTAGTTTGGGATTGGAGTGTTAAAGAGTTGAATATGAGAAAAGCGCTGGGAGGCGCTTTTTTTGTGAGGTGATAAACACTGTACGACTAATTAAGCGTTGCTAAATAAATTTTCCTCTCGCCACTATAATCACGGAACTATTTAAGATAATATTCATAAATAACAATTGGTTGTTAACGGAATATAATAAAATGGAGGTAATGTGAGATTAAAAGAAGTATTGAGTGTCCTTTCTAAATCATCTCCATATGCTGTATCTACAGAGAGAAAGCAAGCCATCTCGAAATCATTAGACGATTTAAAAGACTATCTTTATATCAAAACTGAAATCGAAGATGATTTTCGACAGTATTTAACAGCCCTTTCACCTACAGACAAAAAAATCATATTTCTTTGTGGTAGTAGTGGTGATGGTAAATCTGAAATTCTTACGCGCTATAGTCGTGATTTTTCGACAAGAGCTAAATTTCATTTAGATGCTACTCATAGCTTCAGCCCCTCCGACAACGCTATACAAACTCTAGATCATCTCTTCTCCGAATTTGAATCAGGCTCTCACCCACTTGTCGTTGGTATCAATATTGGAATGCTAAGCAATTACGCTGAAGAAGGAGATGTAGAATCAATTAAAGAAGCTATCAAACTCTTTTTAGAAGGTAAAGAAACGGATTCAAACTTTATATTTCTAGATTTTGAAAGTTATCCCAAATTTGAGCTAAATGCAGAGGGACACGCTTCAAGCTTTGCCAAAAGTATCCTAGAGAAAATTACTGCTCCAAATGAAAATATTATTAGACAATATTTCGATATGGAATTACAGGCAATTGATAAGGATAAAAAACTTTGCACCAATTACCAACTTCTGAGCCTACCAGAAGTTCAAGACAGAATTATAGATATTCTGTTCAAAGCAAGATTAATGAAAGATCAGTTTCTAACAGCTAGAACACTTTTAGATTTCATCAACACATTATTAGCTGGCGATAGTTACTTGTTTGACAATTTATTTGAACCTTCAGACAACGAATTATCATCAAAGATTGTTGAATTTGATCCTTCTAATTTAAGAACAAGCAATATCGATAAATTCATTCTTTCTCTAAGCTTGGGCCTTCTTGACGAAGAGTTTGATGAATACGCGAGTTTTTTATCTTCTGAATTTGGAATCAGGAGAACTAAAAACCCTTATTCCTATTTGCGATTATTCTATTTACTGAAAGATACAGATTTAGGAAACGGGTACCACAAAAAGTTTTCATTTGATTTTTCTGAGTCA comes from Psychrobium sp. MM17-31 and encodes:
- a CDS encoding SPOR domain-containing protein translates to MADHAKKGRPKKPAAKRNTRGKKAQPSGPKPRVWFMLFLVILIAGGFGYFLFFINGSADEQPVVIEQPKPKKKPVKKDAPIPEAPKESWVYESLDKKEITVDLPADEIQTSTRRYRLQCATFRTLGQAESMKAKMAFMGEEPNIKKVTGTSGTWYRVILGPYENKRAAEKTRHKMQRANINTCEIFFWT
- the dptF gene encoding DNA phosphorothioation-dependent restriction protein DptF, giving the protein MRLKEVLSVLSKSSPYAVSTERKQAISKSLDDLKDYLYIKTEIEDDFRQYLTALSPTDKKIIFLCGSSGDGKSEILTRYSRDFSTRAKFHLDATHSFSPSDNAIQTLDHLFSEFESGSHPLVVGINIGMLSNYAEEGDVESIKEAIKLFLEGKETDSNFIFLDFESYPKFELNAEGHASSFAKSILEKITAPNENIIRQYFDMELQAIDKDKKLCTNYQLLSLPEVQDRIIDILFKARLMKDQFLTARTLLDFINTLLAGDSYLFDNLFEPSDNELSSKIVEFDPSNLRTSNIDKFILSLSLGLLDEEFDEYASFLSSEFGIRRTKNPYSYLRLFYLLKDTDLGNGYHKKFSFDFSESLLDRYSKTWNLHNKYDGNPEDKKSLRLFYRDTLIAAIHRYNNRNATNLDKGQFLISSHNGYQVVTEVDIKPDLNNIRTKKESSPSTFTAFVKLNDKTVEVPVNINLLNLMESIVNGYRPNKHDKNTVVLLDEFADELSQIAAHSKTLLIVRGNKHYKVSQVDEDIEVSGV